The genomic DNA AAAATCCATCCCCGTATTTTTCGCGTTTACCTTTAGCTTGTCGTTTAAAAGCTCGACGTCTGCGGTTTCGACATTAAATTTAGCACCCGCGATCAGAGTCTGTCCGCCGGTGATCTTAAATTTGCCCTTAGGCGTCACCTCTAGCGGGTCAAATTTGATATCAAGCGCAAGTTTGGCGTCGGTTTTGCCGCTTAGCTGCTCAACAGGAACCTCGATATCGTAGGCCTTTAGTATGGAGTTTACGCTTTTGTCGTAGAGAGCCGAGGTTTGCAGATTTAGCGTGAGCCCGGCGCCTTTATCCTCGAAAATTTTATAGATTTCAAGATTGCTTCCGTTTAGATTTTTGCCCTGCCATTTTGGGTTTTTTAGCGTGAAAAATAGCGAGCCTTTCTTTAGCTCGACATCGACCCCTTCGGCGGTCGCGGCGGGTAGCTTTTCGTGAAATTTAACCTTTACGTTTTTAGAAAATCCCTGCGCGCTAAGCTCGTTTAGATAGGGTTCTTGCTTGTTTAGGTCAAATCTACCCCGAAGCGATTTTACGAAGTAGTTATCCGCCGTGACGTAGCCGTAGATCCAGCTTTTTATCTCTTTATCTAGCCCAGTTTTTGCGCCCAGTTCGTCCATAAAGCCACTTAGGCTAGTCGCGTTTATGTCGCTTAGCTCGTATGATAGCTCGCTTTTTTTGAGATTTATAGCGGCATTTCCGTTTAGTTCGTGGCTAGAAAAAGTACCGTTAAAATCGTAAATTTGACGCCTCAAATCGGCATTGCTAACGCCGCTTAAAGTGATGTTAAAGTCCTTAAACTCGAGCAGATAGATGTTTGCGGTTATGCCGTCGTCGGTGTCTTTGAAATTTGAGCTAACCGCCAAAAACGGGCTATCTAGATAAAAAACGTCGTCTCTGTAAAATAGCGTGGACTCGCTGTTTAAAAATTTGACGCTCTCAAGTAAAATTTCATCAAACAGCCTGTCGATCCAGACGATGTTTTTGGAGAGGTCTAGTAGCGCTTCCTCGGAGCTATCCTTGGCGCTTTGTTTAGGTATCTCTATATTTTTCGCGCGTAAAATTATTTTTTTATCGAGTTTTATATATAATTGCTCTATTTTAAAGTCGCCCGCGTCGATATTTTCTATCTCGACGCCGTGTTTTAGGACGGCTATAAAAATGACGAATATCAAAACCGCAGGGATCAAAATGCGCCAAATTTTCTTCATTATCAGCGAGATGATTTTCATATTTTTTCTGAGCTTTCTTGTTTATCTTAGCCGCCCGGTGAGCGTGAGCGAGGTCATTTTCGTGCCTCAGGGCAGTACGCTTGGGATTATATCATATCTAAGCGAAAAAAATACGGACGCTAATAAATTCGACGCCGTGATCTTGCGCGCTATGGGGCATGTGCAAGCAGGCTGGATAGACCTGGGCGCGGCAAAGCTTAGCAAGCTTGATTTTTTATACAAGCTCACGACCGCAAAGGCGGCCCTAACGCAAATAACGCTGATTCCTGGCGAAACGACGGCCGTGTTTTTGCAAGAGGTTGCAAAAAAGCTAAATTTGAGCGAGACGAAGCTAAATGAATTTTACGCCAAATTTGCCCCGCTAGAAGACGGCTTTTTGGTGCCAGAAACCTATAAAGTGCCCCTTGGCGTAAACGAAGAGCAGCTAGCGGCACACCTCGTAAATTTATCTAAAAAATCCCACGAAAAAACGGCTACCGAGCTACTTGGAAACTACGACGAGAAGCGCTGGAGCGAGTATCTCGTAACTGCCTCGGTCGTGCAAAAAGAAGCCGCGAACGAGGATGAGATGCCCCTCGTCGCCTCCGTCATCCAAAACCGCCTAAAAAATGGCATGAAGCTGCAAATGGACGGTACGCTAAACTACGGACTCTACTCGCACGAGACGGTCACGGCCGAGCGCATACGAAGCGATAAGAGTAAATTTAACACCTATCTAAACGAAGGCCTGCCGCCAAGTCCCGTCTGTACCGTGGGATTAGCTGCGATAAGGGCGGCGATAAGGCCCGCGCAGAGCGAGTTTTTGTACTTCGTTCGCGATAAAAAGACGGGCAAGCATAAATTTAGCGTCACTTACGATGAGCACGTGGGCACGATAAACTCCCAAAAATAGCGCGCTAAAAGGCGTTTTAATATAAATTTGGATAAGATTTTGCGAAATTTAATTAGGAGAAAAGATGAGCGACATCGTTTATACTAGAACCGACGAATCCCCGCTGCTTGCCAGCTACTCGCTGTTTCCGATCCTGCAGGCGTTTTTGCGCGCGGGCGGCATAGAGATAGCCCAGGCCGACATAGGGCTAGCCGCGCGGATCATCGCCGCTTTTAACGACAAGCTGCCGCCAGATCAACGCGTGAGCGACGACCTGGAGATGCTGCGAAATTTGACGCAAGAAAAGCGCGCGAATATAATTAAGCTACCAAACATCTCGGCAAGCTTGCCTCAACTAAACGCCGCTATCACGGAGCTTCGCGCCAAAGGCTACGATCTGCCGCCATACCCGTCCGAGCCAAAAACGCCGGAGGAAAAAGACGCAGCCGCTAGGTACGCCAAAGTGCTAGGAAGCGCGGTAAATCCGGTGCTGCGCGAGGGCAACTCAGACCGCAGATGCGTCGGTGCGGTAAAACGCTACGCCCGAGAAAATCCGTACAAAATCACCCCTTTTGAAAAAGATAGCAAAACCGAAGTAGCCTATATGAAGGGCGGAGATTTTTACTCCTCCGAGCGTTCGATTAGCTTTGAAGCGGATGAAAATTTACGCGTCGAGTTTATCTCAAAAAGTGGCGAAAAACGCATACTAAAAGAAAATTTAGCGGTAGAAAAGGGCGATATAATCGACGCTAGCTTTATGAGCGCAAGCAAGCTGGACGCCTTTATAAAGGAGCAAATTGCGGACGCGAAAGCAAAAAATTTGCTCTTTAGCGTCCATCTAAAAGCCTCGATGATGAAGGTGAGCGATCCCGTGATTTTCGGGCATTTTGTAAAGAATTTTTTCGCGGAGGTTTTTGAGGAGTTTGAAAGCGAGCTAAAAAGCGTAAATGTCAGCGAAAACAACGGACTAAAAGACCTTTTTGCGCGGATTTTAAATTTACCTCAAGCTACGCAGGAAAAGATCAAGGCCAAATTTGATGACATTTACGCCACAAGGCCAAATTTGGCGATGGTGAACTCGGCTGCAGGCGTTACAAATTTACACGTACCTAGCGACATTATTATCGACGCCTCGATGCCCGCGATGATAAAAAACGGCGGCAAAATGTGGGACAAAGATGGTGTGCTACGCGAAACAAAAGCCGTGATACCAGATAAAACCTACGCTGTCGTTTACGAGGCCTCGATCGCCGATATCAAGGCAAATGGCGCGCTAGATCCCGCTAAAATCGGCAGCGTCTCAAACGTCGGGCTAATGGCTAAAAAGGCCGAGGAGTACGGCAGCCACGATAAGACCTTCGTAATGAGCGAAGCGGGCGAGGCGTGCGTGCTAAATGAAAAAGGCGAAATTTTATTTAAATTTGAGTTAGAAAAAGGCGATATATTTAGGATGACGCAGGTTAAAGATATCGCCGTGCGAAACTGGGTCGAGCTGGCGCTAAAACGCGCGAAAATCACGGGGCAAAAGGCGATATTTTGGCTGGACGAAAACAGAGCTCACGACCGAGAAATCCTAAAAAAAGTAAAAGCGCAGCTAGCTAGCTCGGATGCGAGCGGGCTTGATATAGAGATTCTCTCTCCCGCGGTAGCTTGTAAAAAGTCGCTTGAGATCATCAGACGCGGCGAGGACTGCATCAGCGTCACGGGCAACGTCCTGCGCGACTATCTGACCGATCTTTTTCCGATCTTGGAGCTTGAAACTAGCGCCAAGATGCTCTCGGTCGTGCCGCTACTAGAGGGCGGAAGTATCTTTGAAACGGGGGCGGGAGGCAGTGCGCCAAGGCTCGCCGAGCAGCTACTAGAGCAAAATCACCTAAGCTGGGATAGCCTGGGCGAGTTTTTGGCTCTAGGCGCTAGTCTCGAGCAGCTGGCAGGTTTTAAACAAAGCCCTGAGGCGCAAATTTTAGCAGATACGCTAAACGCGGCCGTAGAGCGCTATCTAAAAGAAAACAAAGTTCCGCGGTTTGAAGCCTTGCAGCTAGATACGCGCACGAGCCATTTTTATATCGCGCTTTATTGGGCGAGCGAGCTTGCCGCTAGCGGTACGCAGCTGGGCGATAAATTTAAACTCGTCGCCCAAAATCTCGCGCAAAACGAGAGCACGATAGTGGCTCAAATAAACGCGGCGCAAGGACAAAAAGTCGATCTCGGCGGATACTATAAGCCAGACGATAAAAAGGCAAGCGCGGCGATGAGGCCGAGCGTGATGTTTAATCAAATTTTACAAAATCAAATTTTATAAAAAAGGAAAAAAATGAAAATTTCAGTTATCGGAGCTGGAAACGTAGGCGCGAGCGCGGCTAGCGCTATTTTGCTAAGAGGCATCGCAGACGAGATCGCGCTGGTGGATATATTTGGCGATGTGGCGCGCGCAAAGGCAATCGATCTATCTCAGAGCGCGGCGGTTTTTGGTCTTGATGTGAGCGTCGCTGGCGGGGATGATTTTTCGTTGATTAAGGATAGCGACATCGTGGTCGTGACCGCCGGAAGCCCTAGAAAAGAGGGGCAGACTAGAGAGGATTTGCTGCTAAAAAACGCGGGCATCGTAAAAGGCACGGTGGAGAAAATCGCCAAATTTGCCCCAAACTGCGTCATCATAAACGTAACAAATCCGCTTGACGCGCTCACGTATCTAGTCTATAAAACGAGCGGTTTTGATAAAAGTAGGGTGCTAGGGATGGCTGGCGAACTAGACTCTGCGCGCCTAAAATACGAGATCTCTCAAAAAACGGGGCTAAAAAACAGCGCCTTTAGCGCGCACATCATAGGCTCTCACAACGACGATATGGTCGCGCTACAAAGCAACGTGAGCGTGGATCTGGGCGGCGAATTTGACGCGGTAGCGCAGGAGGCCAAAACGGGCGGTGCAAAGATAGTTAAGCTGCTTGGCACGTCGGCATACTACGCTCCGGGCGCGGCTGCGGTCAAGATGTGTGAGGCGATAAAAACCGGTAGCGAACAGTGGCTAAGCTGCTGCGTGATAGAGGGCGAGTGCGCGGGCGGCAGGCTCGTTAAGCTAGGCAAGGGCGGCGTGCGCGAGATCAAGCAATCAAGTGCGGAGGAAAAAGCGGCTCTTGAAAAAGGCGAATCGCAAACTGCCGTAAATATCAAATTTTTAAAAGAAAGCGGGGTAATCGCGTAGCCGATGTTTATAAAATCCAAGATAAAAACGAATCAAATTTGCGCGCTATTTTTGGCGACTTTTATTTCAGGCTGCGCTAACGTTTCGTCAAGCACTCCCAAAAATACGATACCGATAAAGCAAAGTAAAATTCAGACTTTAGCGCCGAAAGAAAAAAATCAAATCAAAGTCGCGACTTTACTAGAAAAGAATGAAATCCAGAATTTGGGAGGTCGAGCTTTTCTAGACAAAAGCGACGACAGATTCAATGCAAAAGATACGGCTCTGCTAAATCTCCTACAAGGATATATAGGTAAGAGAGACGGCGGCGACTGCTCGGGTTTTGTAACGCTCGTAAATAAAAAACTAGAACTAGACCTTTTTGATGAAAAAGAGCTTGATAAGTTTTACACCAAGCACAAACTAAAAAGCGAAGCTATGTTTAAACTTTACGAGAGTAAAAATTTAATTGCGTTTGACAACCCAAAGGTTGGGGATTTGATATTTTTCAACAACACGACTAGAAGCATGAAAAATAACAAAAAAACCAAAATCGTCACTCATGTAGGTATTGTAAGTAGCGTCGAAAAAGACGGCACTGTAGGTTTTACGCATAACTCAAGAGGTAAAAATGCGGTTAATTTTATGAATCTAAAAAATAAAAATACGCGTAAAAAGGGTGAAAAAGAGTTAAATTCCTACATCGTATCTTGCAAAAATAACAATGCGTCGTGTCTTGCGTCAAATAGATTTGCGGGATTTGGCAAAGCTGGCGTAAGGAGAAAGTAAAGTTAACTTTAATGCTTTAAAATTTGCCGTCGCATCTGTATAAATTCGTATCAAATTTTACGGATAGACGGCGGTAAATTTGACTTTTAAATTACCCATCGACTGCAAATTTAATTTTCCTTTCGACGAATTTGCCGCAATAGTCGTTAAATTTGAGCCAATAAGCACAAAAACATCCGCACGGGCGTTTCAAATTTGCTCGCTTTTATGCAAAAAATCTTCAAAATTTTACTTTGCCCTGCGCTTTAAATACCAAATTTAACTTAAATGCTATAAAATTATTGTTATGAGTTAAATTTGATAAGGAAAAATATGCTGATAAAAACTGACGCCCCCGTCTGGGTCGATATCTCGCGCTGTAAGGCGTGCGATATCTGCGTGAGCTGCTGTCCTGCGGGCGTGCTGGCGATGGCCGTCGAGCCGTGCGCGGTGCTAGGCAAAACGATCGAAGTAGTACACCCGGAGGCCTGTATCGGGTGCCGCGAGTGCGAGCTGCACTGTCCCGATTTTGCGATTTACGTGGCGGAAAAGGGCTTTAAATTTGCCAAACTAACTGCCCAAAGTAAAGAGCGCGCGACCGCCGTAAAAGAGAACAAATTTGAAAAATTAGAGGCTGGGTTATGAGCGAGCTTTTAAATAATAACGGCGGCAAAAGAGAGGTCATCGCTAGTGGAAACGAGCTAGTCGCGCTTGCGGCGGTGGAGTGCGGGTGTAACTTTTTTGGCGGTTACCCGATCACGCCAAGTAGTGAGATCGCACACGAGCTAAGCGTACTGCTGCCAAAGCACGGCGGCAAATTTATCCAGATGGAGGACGAGATCGCGGGTATCTCGGTGGCACTGGGAGCTTCGATGAGCGGAGCAAAGGCAATGACGGCAAGCTCGGGTCCGGGCATCTCGCTAAAGGCCGAGCAGATCGGGCTAGGGTTTATCGCGGAGGTGCCGCTAGTGATCGTAAACGTCATGCGCGGTGGGCCCAGCACGGGGTTGCCTACTCGCGTGGCGCAGGGTGATTTGCTCCAGGCGAAAAACCCGACTCACGGCGACGTAAACAGCATCGTTATCGCGCCATCTAGCCTAGAGGAGTGCTATACGCAGACCGTTCGCGCGTTTAATCTCGCCGAGCGGTTTATGACGCCCGTGTTTTTACTGCTGGATGAGACGATCGGGCACATGCATGCAAAGGCCGTGCTGCCGCAGATTAGCGAGCTAGAAATCTACTCGCGCAAGCAGTTTGGCGGCGACCCTGCAGACTACCGTCCATACAAAGCAGCTCCCGACGAGCCCGCTACGCTAAATAAATTTTTCGGCGGTTACCGCTATCACGTCACAGGCCTACATCACGGCGAGACGGGCTTTCCGACAGAGGACGGCGCAGTCGTGGACTACAACATCAAGCGCCTTTTTAACAAAATAAATGCACACGCGCACGAGCTTGAGCTCTGGGAGGAGTTTATGCTAGATGATGCGGATATTTGCATTATCGCGTTTGGCTCCGTGGCCCGCTCGGCAAAAGAGGCAGTGCTAAATTTACGCGAAAAGGGCGTGAAAGTAGGGCTTTTTAAACCTATTACGCTATTTCCGACGCCGAGCGAAAAACTACGCGAGATCTCGGCTAAATTTAGCAAAATTTTGATCTGCGAGTTAAATTTAGGCCAGTACACAGGAGAGATAATCAAAGCTACGCTAAGAGAGGACTTTAAGACGCTGCTAAAAGCCAACGGTCGTCCGATCAGCCCGCAAGAAATCGCGCAAAAAATAGGAGAATTTTGATGGCATTTAACTACGATAACTACCTACGCACGGACAAAATGCCGACTCTGTGGTGCTGGGGCTGCGGCGACGGCGTGATACTAAAGGCGCTAATCCGCGCAATCGACAAGCTCGGCTGGGACATGAACGACGTGTGCGTGGTATCTGGCATCGGCTGCTCTGGGCGCTTTAGCTCATATATCAACTGCAACACCGTTCACACCACGCACGGGCGCGCGATCGCCTACGCTACGGGTATCAAGCTGGCAAATCCCGATAAACACGTCATCGTGGTAACCGGCGACGGCGACGGACTCGCAATAGGAGGCAATCACACGATCCACGGATGCCGTAGAAATATAAATTTAAACCACGTTTTGATAAATAATTTCATCTACGGCCTAACAAACTCTCAAACCAGCCCGACCACGCCGACTGGCTTTTGGACAGTGACGGCGCAATACGGCAACATCGATCCAAATTTCGACGCGTGCAAGCTCGCAACCGCCGCAGGAGCGACCTTTGTAGCGCGCAGCAGCGTGATAGAGCCCTCAAAGCTGGAAAAGATATTTGCCGAGGGCTTTGAGCACGACGGATACAGCTTTTTTGACGTATTTTCAAACTGTCACATAAATCTAGGCCGCAAAAACAAAATGGGCCAAGCTACGCAAATGCTCGAATGGATCGACGATCGCACGGTGAGCAAGGCTAAATTTGACGCGATGAGCGAGGATGAGCAGGGGGGTAAATTTCCGCTCGGAGTGCTGCATAAAGACGAGTCGCGCATGGAGTACACCAAGGCCTACGACATGGTGATAAAAGCCGCCAGAGACGGCGAGAAAATCGACTTTGGAGCGCTAAAATGAAAAGGCAATTAAGATTTGTCGGAGTGGGCGGTCAGGGCGTGATTTTGGCGGGCGAGATTTTGGCGGCAGCTAAAATCAAGGAGGGCGGATACGGCATCAAAGCCTCGACCTACACCTCGCAGGTACGCGGCGGGCCGACGAAGGTCGATATCATTTTGAGCGAGCGCGAGATTTTTTATCCGTACGCAAACGAGGGCGAGATCGAGTTTATGCTAGCTACCGCGCAGGTTAGCTTTGAGCAGTTTAAAGACGGAGTAAAAGAGGGCGGCATCATCGTCGTGGAGCCAAATTTGGTTCGCGCTAGCGACGAGGATAAAAAGCGTTGGAAAATTTACGAGATACCAATCATCTCCATCGCCAAAGACGAGGTCGGCAACGTAATAACCCAAAGCGTCGTCGCGCTCGCCGTCGCCGTGCAGATGAGTGGCTGCCTAGATACTGAGCTAGTTAAACGCGTAATGCTCTCAAAAGTGCCTAAAAAAGTCTACGGTGAAAATGAAAAAGCATATGAGCTGGGAATTAAATACGCCAAAATTTGCATAGAAAACGACAAATAAAAGCGTGATAAAATAAGATAGATTAAGTATCATTTCGTTATAATTCAGGTATTAATTTATGTAATTTTAAGGAGAACGAAATGAGCGTTGGGATTTTTTACACGACGACAAAGGGGCACACAAAGAGCGCGTGCGATTACCTAGCGGACAAAATAGGAGCGCAGCTAATAGACGTAAAGAGCGCCGGGGCGGAGGATTTTGCTAAATTTGACGTCATCATCGCAGCAGCGCCTAGCTACGGCGACGGCGAGTTGCAGTCTGACTGGGCGGAGAAACTGCCGCTTTTAAAAGCAGGAAGCAAAGGCAAAAAAGTAGCCATCGTAGCTATCGGAAATCAAGCCAACCACCCGCAAACTCTTTTTAGCGGCGCGGTGGATTTCCTGCCGTATCTAAAAGATGCGCAAATTTTTGGCGCTAGCGACGTGGACGGATATAAATTTAACCACTCAGCGTTTTTACTAAACGGCAAATTTATCGGCCTAGCGCTTGACATTAAGGGCGACGAAAACTACGCAAAACGCATCGACAAATGGATCGAGGAAAACAAGTCAAATTTTTAATTTACCCTACTTCCCGCCGCTTCGCTCGTTAAATTTGCGGAGCGGACGACCTTTTTCTACTCACGACATTAAATTTATTAGTTAACGGCGACGGCAAAATTTGGCGCTTGCGACAATGACTCAAATTTGATAGTAAATTAGCGAAAAAAGCAAGATGTAAAAAAGGGGCCAAATTTAGCCCCTTTTAGTTTTAAGTTTAGCTTAACGTCGTGTATCCGCCGTCTACGTCGCTAAATCCTGCGCCGTAAGCTACGCCGGAGATTTTGACTAGAGTGTCGCTGCCATCCTGATAGCCTTCTTCTCCGTCCGTATTTAGCGCCAGATATGCATTAAATTTATCCGCTCCTACGTTTTCTAAGAAATAAGCGCCTTCGCCGTTTTTCAAATTTGCGAGCTTTTCCGTCAAATTTGACGAATCCGTGCCGTCTGCTGCTTTTGAAATTTTATTGATATTTTCAGGCAGTTTGATTTTTTCGTTTTTAGATATTTTCATCATACCCGTACCCGATTCTATCGATATCTCTTTTTGATCCGTATTTTGAGCGATAGTTTCTTTGAGATCAAATTCCTCTTTGCTCAAAAACGATCCGTTATTTCCCTGGGCTTTTGAGATGAGAGTTATTTTATCCGAGTTTATATTTTCATAGATTTTAAACGTCGTTTGCGTATCTCCGATCTGGGCTACGGCTTTTTTATCTAGCGCTTTGTCGGTTATAGTCGCAGTACCTTTAAGTCCTTTTGTTACGTCGCTTAACGGGCTTAGATCCCAAGGCTTAGATAAATCCATCGTAAGTGGCGATTTTGTCGTTAGCATCGAAGCTTCATTATCTGAGCTAACGTCAAATTTTACCGTTTTATTGGCATATTCTGCGCTTTTTATTGTAGCCGATTTTATCTGTTCGTTTTCGTAGGTTACGTCTACGGTTTTGTCGTTTTGACTGTACGAAGAGTCTTGTAATACCTGCTTTATTAGCTTGTTTGAAGCGTCGTAGGTTTTTGTGATGGTTTGGGTAACCCTACCACCTTCATTATTGCTTAGGGCTTTTACGATCTCGACGTTTGGAGTAGATTTGTCTATCTCGTAGACCTTTGCTCTAGTTTGCCAGCCCGTAGTATTTAGCACCTTTTCGTTTTTATCGAAAAATACTCCTTGTGCAAATTTAAACCCACTATTTTCGTCTTGCGCCTTTTCAAAGACTGTTTGGTACGCCTTGTTAGCCACCGTATCTTCGTATTCCCAGATTTTAGATTTTCCGTCTATTACGTCTTTAGCTGCCGCATCTTCAAAACTAGACGGAGTCGGAGTGGTAAAATCAGGCGTTAATTTCTTATAAATCGAAGTTGCGCCTTCTTTTATCCCTGTAAAATAGCTTCTAGATTCGACATCTTTTACCTCTATCAAGGTATCGCTATCCTTTTGATAGCCCTCTACGCCGTCGGTATTTAGCGCCATATAGGCATTAAATTTATTTTCTCCTACGTTTTGCAAGAAATACTGCGCCTTACCGACTCCGAGCGTAGATAGCTTCTCCTCGATATTTTCTTGATTTACGCCCTCTTGCGCTCTTGTTAGCTCAGTGATGTTTGATGGAAGCGTGATTTTATCTTGAGCGTTGTCTAGTACCGCCATTTTTGAGCCGTTTGATAGATTGTTCGTGTCGGCGTTGATGCTTATTTTTTTCAAATTTGCATTTTCTTGCAGGGTCTGGGCTATATCAAAAGTATCGACTCCATAGCTGCTATTGACTGTATATGCAGCCTTTGACACTAGCGTTACGTCATCCGAGAATCGTCCGTCGTACGCTCGGTAGACCACTTCGTCTTTTCCGATATCGGCGGTCCATTTCGTATCTAGCGCGCTATCTGTTACTGTGACTTTGCCTTTGTAGTTGAAACTCGGCGTAAGAGTGCCTAAGTGTTCTGGCGAGCTTGCGTTTAGATATAGC from Campylobacter showae CSUNSWCD includes the following:
- the mltG gene encoding endolytic transglycosylase MltG — encoded protein: MTNIKTAGIKMRQIFFIISEMIFIFFLSFLVYLSRPVSVSEVIFVPQGSTLGIISYLSEKNTDANKFDAVILRAMGHVQAGWIDLGAAKLSKLDFLYKLTTAKAALTQITLIPGETTAVFLQEVAKKLNLSETKLNEFYAKFAPLEDGFLVPETYKVPLGVNEEQLAAHLVNLSKKSHEKTATELLGNYDEKRWSEYLVTASVVQKEAANEDEMPLVASVIQNRLKNGMKLQMDGTLNYGLYSHETVTAERIRSDKSKFNTYLNEGLPPSPVCTVGLAAIRAAIRPAQSEFLYFVRDKKTGKHKFSVTYDEHVGTINSQK
- a CDS encoding NADP-dependent isocitrate dehydrogenase; the protein is MSDIVYTRTDESPLLASYSLFPILQAFLRAGGIEIAQADIGLAARIIAAFNDKLPPDQRVSDDLEMLRNLTQEKRANIIKLPNISASLPQLNAAITELRAKGYDLPPYPSEPKTPEEKDAAARYAKVLGSAVNPVLREGNSDRRCVGAVKRYARENPYKITPFEKDSKTEVAYMKGGDFYSSERSISFEADENLRVEFISKSGEKRILKENLAVEKGDIIDASFMSASKLDAFIKEQIADAKAKNLLFSVHLKASMMKVSDPVIFGHFVKNFFAEVFEEFESELKSVNVSENNGLKDLFARILNLPQATQEKIKAKFDDIYATRPNLAMVNSAAGVTNLHVPSDIIIDASMPAMIKNGGKMWDKDGVLRETKAVIPDKTYAVVYEASIADIKANGALDPAKIGSVSNVGLMAKKAEEYGSHDKTFVMSEAGEACVLNEKGEILFKFELEKGDIFRMTQVKDIAVRNWVELALKRAKITGQKAIFWLDENRAHDREILKKVKAQLASSDASGLDIEILSPAVACKKSLEIIRRGEDCISVTGNVLRDYLTDLFPILELETSAKMLSVVPLLEGGSIFETGAGGSAPRLAEQLLEQNHLSWDSLGEFLALGASLEQLAGFKQSPEAQILADTLNAAVERYLKENKVPRFEALQLDTRTSHFYIALYWASELAASGTQLGDKFKLVAQNLAQNESTIVAQINAAQGQKVDLGGYYKPDDKKASAAMRPSVMFNQILQNQIL
- a CDS encoding lactate/malate family dehydrogenase — protein: MKISVIGAGNVGASAASAILLRGIADEIALVDIFGDVARAKAIDLSQSAAVFGLDVSVAGGDDFSLIKDSDIVVVTAGSPRKEGQTREDLLLKNAGIVKGTVEKIAKFAPNCVIINVTNPLDALTYLVYKTSGFDKSRVLGMAGELDSARLKYEISQKTGLKNSAFSAHIIGSHNDDMVALQSNVSVDLGGEFDAVAQEAKTGGAKIVKLLGTSAYYAPGAAAVKMCEAIKTGSEQWLSCCVIEGECAGGRLVKLGKGGVREIKQSSAEEKAALEKGESQTAVNIKFLKESGVIA
- a CDS encoding NlpC/P60 family protein; the protein is MFIKSKIKTNQICALFLATFISGCANVSSSTPKNTIPIKQSKIQTLAPKEKNQIKVATLLEKNEIQNLGGRAFLDKSDDRFNAKDTALLNLLQGYIGKRDGGDCSGFVTLVNKKLELDLFDEKELDKFYTKHKLKSEAMFKLYESKNLIAFDNPKVGDLIFFNNTTRSMKNNKKTKIVTHVGIVSSVEKDGTVGFTHNSRGKNAVNFMNLKNKNTRKKGEKELNSYIVSCKNNNASCLASNRFAGFGKAGVRRK
- a CDS encoding 4Fe-4S binding protein — translated: MLIKTDAPVWVDISRCKACDICVSCCPAGVLAMAVEPCAVLGKTIEVVHPEACIGCRECELHCPDFAIYVAEKGFKFAKLTAQSKERATAVKENKFEKLEAGL
- a CDS encoding 2-oxoglutarate synthase subunit alpha — its product is MSELLNNNGGKREVIASGNELVALAAVECGCNFFGGYPITPSSEIAHELSVLLPKHGGKFIQMEDEIAGISVALGASMSGAKAMTASSGPGISLKAEQIGLGFIAEVPLVIVNVMRGGPSTGLPTRVAQGDLLQAKNPTHGDVNSIVIAPSSLEECYTQTVRAFNLAERFMTPVFLLLDETIGHMHAKAVLPQISELEIYSRKQFGGDPADYRPYKAAPDEPATLNKFFGGYRYHVTGLHHGETGFPTEDGAVVDYNIKRLFNKINAHAHELELWEEFMLDDADICIIAFGSVARSAKEAVLNLREKGVKVGLFKPITLFPTPSEKLREISAKFSKILICELNLGQYTGEIIKATLREDFKTLLKANGRPISPQEIAQKIGEF
- a CDS encoding 2-oxoglutarate ferredoxin oxidoreductase subunit beta translates to MAFNYDNYLRTDKMPTLWCWGCGDGVILKALIRAIDKLGWDMNDVCVVSGIGCSGRFSSYINCNTVHTTHGRAIAYATGIKLANPDKHVIVVTGDGDGLAIGGNHTIHGCRRNINLNHVLINNFIYGLTNSQTSPTTPTGFWTVTAQYGNIDPNFDACKLATAAGATFVARSSVIEPSKLEKIFAEGFEHDGYSFFDVFSNCHINLGRKNKMGQATQMLEWIDDRTVSKAKFDAMSEDEQGGKFPLGVLHKDESRMEYTKAYDMVIKAARDGEKIDFGALK
- a CDS encoding 2-oxoacid:acceptor oxidoreductase family protein, which gives rise to MKRQLRFVGVGGQGVILAGEILAAAKIKEGGYGIKASTYTSQVRGGPTKVDIILSEREIFYPYANEGEIEFMLATAQVSFEQFKDGVKEGGIIVVEPNLVRASDEDKKRWKIYEIPIISIAKDEVGNVITQSVVALAVAVQMSGCLDTELVKRVMLSKVPKKVYGENEKAYELGIKYAKICIENDK
- a CDS encoding flavodoxin domain-containing protein, with protein sequence MSVGIFYTTTKGHTKSACDYLADKIGAQLIDVKSAGAEDFAKFDVIIAAAPSYGDGELQSDWAEKLPLLKAGSKGKKVAIVAIGNQANHPQTLFSGAVDFLPYLKDAQIFGASDVDGYKFNHSAFLLNGKFIGLALDIKGDENYAKRIDKWIEENKSNF